One genomic region from Lycorma delicatula isolate Av1 chromosome 1, ASM4794821v1, whole genome shotgun sequence encodes:
- the LOC142317425 gene encoding uncharacterized protein LOC142317425 isoform X4, translated as MDLFQQQVQHQIKVEPEISFYGCRGESDSNSTDDMEVNEVNRMEMNNPSSSPVQQSSPVITKTEPRPSKPQTCQVCGKVLSSASSYYVHMKLHSGSKPFHCTVCEASFCRKPYLEVHMRTHTGERPFQCDLCLKRFTQKSSLNTHKRVHTGERPYECDICQKRFAVKSYVSAHRWSHVAEKPLGCDQCSLTFTSKTQFTIHMRTHMPGSMYDCHICGRSFVRDSYLIRHHNRVHRDMPQHSYQELGYHLATID; from the exons ATGGACTTGTTTCAACAGCAGGTTCAGCATCAAATAAAAGTCGAGCCTGAG ATAAGCTTTTATGGGTGTCGAGGAGAAAGCGATAGTAACTCTACTGATGATATGGAGGTTAATGAAGTTAATCGAATGGAAATGAATAATCCTAGTTCTTCTCCTGTTCAACAATCATCTCCTGTAATAACAAAAACCGAACCAAGGCCATCAAAACCACAGACATGTCAAGTCTGTGGTAAAGTTTTATCATCTGCGTCATCATATTATGTCCACATGAAACTCCACTCAGGGTCGAAACCATTTCATTGCACTGTATGTGAAGCTAGTTTCTGTCGTAAACCGTATCTGGAAGTTCACATGCGAACACATACTGGAGAGCGGCCTTTTCAGTGTGATCTTTGTTTGAAAAG GTTTACACAGAAAAGCAGTTTAAATACACACAAAAGGGTACATACTGGTGAACGCCCTTACGAGTGTGATATATGCCAGAAGCGATTCGCCGTTAAAAGTTACGTTAGTGCGCATCGGTGGAGTCATGTAGCAGAGAAACCTCTAGGTTGTGATCAGTGCAGCCTAACATTCACTTCAAAGACACAGTTCACAATACATATGCGTACTCATATGCCAGGTAGTATGTACGACTGCCATATTTGTGGACGCTCTTTTGTGCGTGATAGCTACCTCATCAGGCATCATAATCGTGTGCACCGTGATATGCCTCAGCACAGTTACCAAGAACTTGGATACCATTTGGCGACAATAGACTGA
- the LOC142317425 gene encoding uncharacterized protein LOC142317425 isoform X1 — protein sequence MMQHPILFDGWSCAGSFSAVFQEFLAEANRKEERCSLNPKAVEEVAEVQFCPSSSQLQEYNLALNQYRSMDLFQQQVQHQIKVEPEISFYGCRGESDSNSTDDMEVNEVNRMEMNNPSSSPVQQSSPVITKTEPRPSKPQTCQVCGKVLSSASSYYVHMKLHSGSKPFHCTVCEASFCRKPYLEVHMRTHTGERPFQCDLCLKRFTQKSSLNTHKRVHTGERPYECDICQKRFAVKSYVSAHRWSHVAEKPLGCDQCSLTFTSKTQFTIHMRTHMPGSMYDCHICGRSFVRDSYLIRHHNRVHRDMPQHSYQELGYHLATID from the exons atgatgcagcatccaattctctttgatggctggtcttgTGCAGGAagcttttccgcagtctttcaagaatttctcg cagAAGCAAACAGAAAAGAGGAACGATGTTCCTTGAATCCAAAGGCAGTGGAGGAGGTGGCAGAAGTACAGTTCTGTCCTTCATCTTCGCAGCTACAAGAATACAATCTAGCGTTAAATCAGTATCGGTCGATGGACTTGTTTCAACAGCAGGTTCAGCATCAAATAAAAGTCGAGCCTGAG ATAAGCTTTTATGGGTGTCGAGGAGAAAGCGATAGTAACTCTACTGATGATATGGAGGTTAATGAAGTTAATCGAATGGAAATGAATAATCCTAGTTCTTCTCCTGTTCAACAATCATCTCCTGTAATAACAAAAACCGAACCAAGGCCATCAAAACCACAGACATGTCAAGTCTGTGGTAAAGTTTTATCATCTGCGTCATCATATTATGTCCACATGAAACTCCACTCAGGGTCGAAACCATTTCATTGCACTGTATGTGAAGCTAGTTTCTGTCGTAAACCGTATCTGGAAGTTCACATGCGAACACATACTGGAGAGCGGCCTTTTCAGTGTGATCTTTGTTTGAAAAG GTTTACACAGAAAAGCAGTTTAAATACACACAAAAGGGTACATACTGGTGAACGCCCTTACGAGTGTGATATATGCCAGAAGCGATTCGCCGTTAAAAGTTACGTTAGTGCGCATCGGTGGAGTCATGTAGCAGAGAAACCTCTAGGTTGTGATCAGTGCAGCCTAACATTCACTTCAAAGACACAGTTCACAATACATATGCGTACTCATATGCCAGGTAGTATGTACGACTGCCATATTTGTGGACGCTCTTTTGTGCGTGATAGCTACCTCATCAGGCATCATAATCGTGTGCACCGTGATATGCCTCAGCACAGTTACCAAGAACTTGGATACCATTTGGCGACAATAGACTGA
- the LOC142317425 gene encoding uncharacterized protein LOC142317425 isoform X3, translated as MIEIAEANRKEERCSLNPKAVEEVAEVQFCPSSSQLQEYNLALNQYRSMDLFQQQVQHQIKVEPEISFYGCRGESDSNSTDDMEVNEVNRMEMNNPSSSPVQQSSPVITKTEPRPSKPQTCQVCGKVLSSASSYYVHMKLHSGSKPFHCTVCEASFCRKPYLEVHMRTHTGERPFQCDLCLKRFTQKSSLNTHKRVHTGERPYECDICQKRFAVKSYVSAHRWSHVAEKPLGCDQCSLTFTSKTQFTIHMRTHMPGSMYDCHICGRSFVRDSYLIRHHNRVHRDMPQHSYQELGYHLATID; from the exons cagAAGCAAACAGAAAAGAGGAACGATGTTCCTTGAATCCAAAGGCAGTGGAGGAGGTGGCAGAAGTACAGTTCTGTCCTTCATCTTCGCAGCTACAAGAATACAATCTAGCGTTAAATCAGTATCGGTCGATGGACTTGTTTCAACAGCAGGTTCAGCATCAAATAAAAGTCGAGCCTGAG ATAAGCTTTTATGGGTGTCGAGGAGAAAGCGATAGTAACTCTACTGATGATATGGAGGTTAATGAAGTTAATCGAATGGAAATGAATAATCCTAGTTCTTCTCCTGTTCAACAATCATCTCCTGTAATAACAAAAACCGAACCAAGGCCATCAAAACCACAGACATGTCAAGTCTGTGGTAAAGTTTTATCATCTGCGTCATCATATTATGTCCACATGAAACTCCACTCAGGGTCGAAACCATTTCATTGCACTGTATGTGAAGCTAGTTTCTGTCGTAAACCGTATCTGGAAGTTCACATGCGAACACATACTGGAGAGCGGCCTTTTCAGTGTGATCTTTGTTTGAAAAG GTTTACACAGAAAAGCAGTTTAAATACACACAAAAGGGTACATACTGGTGAACGCCCTTACGAGTGTGATATATGCCAGAAGCGATTCGCCGTTAAAAGTTACGTTAGTGCGCATCGGTGGAGTCATGTAGCAGAGAAACCTCTAGGTTGTGATCAGTGCAGCCTAACATTCACTTCAAAGACACAGTTCACAATACATATGCGTACTCATATGCCAGGTAGTATGTACGACTGCCATATTTGTGGACGCTCTTTTGTGCGTGATAGCTACCTCATCAGGCATCATAATCGTGTGCACCGTGATATGCCTCAGCACAGTTACCAAGAACTTGGATACCATTTGGCGACAATAGACTGA
- the LOC142317425 gene encoding uncharacterized protein LOC142317425 isoform X2: MLLLLHHGAEANRKEERCSLNPKAVEEVAEVQFCPSSSQLQEYNLALNQYRSMDLFQQQVQHQIKVEPEISFYGCRGESDSNSTDDMEVNEVNRMEMNNPSSSPVQQSSPVITKTEPRPSKPQTCQVCGKVLSSASSYYVHMKLHSGSKPFHCTVCEASFCRKPYLEVHMRTHTGERPFQCDLCLKRFTQKSSLNTHKRVHTGERPYECDICQKRFAVKSYVSAHRWSHVAEKPLGCDQCSLTFTSKTQFTIHMRTHMPGSMYDCHICGRSFVRDSYLIRHHNRVHRDMPQHSYQELGYHLATID; this comes from the exons cagAAGCAAACAGAAAAGAGGAACGATGTTCCTTGAATCCAAAGGCAGTGGAGGAGGTGGCAGAAGTACAGTTCTGTCCTTCATCTTCGCAGCTACAAGAATACAATCTAGCGTTAAATCAGTATCGGTCGATGGACTTGTTTCAACAGCAGGTTCAGCATCAAATAAAAGTCGAGCCTGAG ATAAGCTTTTATGGGTGTCGAGGAGAAAGCGATAGTAACTCTACTGATGATATGGAGGTTAATGAAGTTAATCGAATGGAAATGAATAATCCTAGTTCTTCTCCTGTTCAACAATCATCTCCTGTAATAACAAAAACCGAACCAAGGCCATCAAAACCACAGACATGTCAAGTCTGTGGTAAAGTTTTATCATCTGCGTCATCATATTATGTCCACATGAAACTCCACTCAGGGTCGAAACCATTTCATTGCACTGTATGTGAAGCTAGTTTCTGTCGTAAACCGTATCTGGAAGTTCACATGCGAACACATACTGGAGAGCGGCCTTTTCAGTGTGATCTTTGTTTGAAAAG GTTTACACAGAAAAGCAGTTTAAATACACACAAAAGGGTACATACTGGTGAACGCCCTTACGAGTGTGATATATGCCAGAAGCGATTCGCCGTTAAAAGTTACGTTAGTGCGCATCGGTGGAGTCATGTAGCAGAGAAACCTCTAGGTTGTGATCAGTGCAGCCTAACATTCACTTCAAAGACACAGTTCACAATACATATGCGTACTCATATGCCAGGTAGTATGTACGACTGCCATATTTGTGGACGCTCTTTTGTGCGTGATAGCTACCTCATCAGGCATCATAATCGTGTGCACCGTGATATGCCTCAGCACAGTTACCAAGAACTTGGATACCATTTGGCGACAATAGACTGA
- the LOC142317425 gene encoding uncharacterized protein LOC142317425 isoform X5 encodes MLPFLPHISFYGCRGESDSNSTDDMEVNEVNRMEMNNPSSSPVQQSSPVITKTEPRPSKPQTCQVCGKVLSSASSYYVHMKLHSGSKPFHCTVCEASFCRKPYLEVHMRTHTGERPFQCDLCLKRFTQKSSLNTHKRVHTGERPYECDICQKRFAVKSYVSAHRWSHVAEKPLGCDQCSLTFTSKTQFTIHMRTHMPGSMYDCHICGRSFVRDSYLIRHHNRVHRDMPQHSYQELGYHLATID; translated from the exons atgcTTCCATTTTTGCCACAT ATAAGCTTTTATGGGTGTCGAGGAGAAAGCGATAGTAACTCTACTGATGATATGGAGGTTAATGAAGTTAATCGAATGGAAATGAATAATCCTAGTTCTTCTCCTGTTCAACAATCATCTCCTGTAATAACAAAAACCGAACCAAGGCCATCAAAACCACAGACATGTCAAGTCTGTGGTAAAGTTTTATCATCTGCGTCATCATATTATGTCCACATGAAACTCCACTCAGGGTCGAAACCATTTCATTGCACTGTATGTGAAGCTAGTTTCTGTCGTAAACCGTATCTGGAAGTTCACATGCGAACACATACTGGAGAGCGGCCTTTTCAGTGTGATCTTTGTTTGAAAAG GTTTACACAGAAAAGCAGTTTAAATACACACAAAAGGGTACATACTGGTGAACGCCCTTACGAGTGTGATATATGCCAGAAGCGATTCGCCGTTAAAAGTTACGTTAGTGCGCATCGGTGGAGTCATGTAGCAGAGAAACCTCTAGGTTGTGATCAGTGCAGCCTAACATTCACTTCAAAGACACAGTTCACAATACATATGCGTACTCATATGCCAGGTAGTATGTACGACTGCCATATTTGTGGACGCTCTTTTGTGCGTGATAGCTACCTCATCAGGCATCATAATCGTGTGCACCGTGATATGCCTCAGCACAGTTACCAAGAACTTGGATACCATTTGGCGACAATAGACTGA